The Vreelandella piezotolerans genomic interval CTTCTTCAACGCCCTGCGCGTAGACATTGCTGCGGCCCCAGGGGTTTGCCCAGGCGGGGGTTAATCCCATTGCCGCAGCGGAACCTATTCCTAGGGCAGCGCCGCCTTTTAGGACCTGCCGGCGAGAAAGCGGGTGAGAAATGATGCTTGAGCGTGCCATGTGTAACTCCCATCAATGATGAATGGCACCATCTTGATGGAAGAAGCTGAATCAAAGCTGAATAGTGATTAATTAATCACTTCAACTGCAAGAGGCAACGTAACCGTAACGCGCAGTCCACCCAGTGGACTACGCTCAAAGCGCGAGTGCCCTGAGTAGCGGGCAATTAACTGCGCAAGAATCGACAGGCCTAAGCCGTAGCCGGGACGGCGTTCATCCAATCGTGTGCCACGCTCTCCCAAGCGCGAAAGATCTTCTTCTGCAACGCCGAAACCGTCATCATCAGTGGTGAGCGTGAGTGTGGTAGTGGAGACGGCAATATCGCAATTAATGCACCTATTCGACCATTTGCCAGCGTTATCGAGCACGATGCCTAATATTTCAGAAAAGTCGTGAGCCTCAATAGGCACTTGGTCTTTCTCGTGTGCCGAGTGGGTAAGGTTGAAAATGCGCTCAGGGTAAAGACTACGGAACATCTCGATGAGCCGTGAACTATCTCGCGTGACGTTCGCCATTCGACCCGCGTTAGGCCCTGCAATACGCGAACGACGCAGCTCTGCAGCTAACTGAGCGTTAATATCTTCAATACGACTGAGCAGTTTATGCCGTCGGTTTTCATCAATGGGCCGATTGCCGCGCAGTACTTGGGTAATTGCTGCCAGCGGGGTTTTTAATGCGTGTGATAGGTTGGCGACCGATTCTCGCGAGCGCTTCAGACGAAGATCAATGTCGTCCATGAACCAGTTCAACTGGTCGACTAATTCATCTAGCTCCGAAGGGGCTACTAATGACAAGCGATCACGTTTGCCTGATCGCAATGCTTCAAGTTGTTGGCGCAGTTGCCAGAGTGGTATGAGTCCACGGTTAACCGCTAGCATGTTGAGTATGATGAGCATCCCTAAAAGCACGGCGGCGATCCCACCGACCCACCAGTGTAAAGTTGCAAGCCCTGCTTCTACTTGGGAAAAATCCTCGCCCACCAATAGCACACCCTGCGTGCCCTGCCACTCAAAATGGCGGCGATAGACGAGCATGTGCTGTGTTCCGCGATTCACATCTATTAGGGCATCGCCGCTCTCATCTAGCAACGGAGCCAGCTGTTGCTGCCATTGCGGGTCAGAAGCGTTGACCGAGCCATTGAAACGGAGTACGTAGAGATGATGAAAGACTTGATAGCCTTGGCTAACCGAGTCGAGCGCAGTCGGTACAGCCGTTTGGTCTTGCTCTAGCTGCGCGACCGCGTGGTTTGCTTCACGTTGTAAGCGTTCACCTAAAAAATCCCTTGCCAGGCTCTGTAAAAAGATCCCGTGCAATAGCCACGTGGTGACCACCACCAGTAGCGCGACGCCGCCTAACCATGCGAGTAGCCGAATGCGTAAACTGCGTCTATCAATGTGAAGCAAAGAAATACCCCTGACCACGTCGCGTTTGAATGACTGATTTACCGAGATAACGGCGCAGACGAGCGATGTAGACTTCCACCAAGTTAGGTGCGGCAGCGTCCTGATCC includes:
- a CDS encoding sensor histidine kinase, which translates into the protein MHGIFLQSLARDFLGERLQREANHAVAQLEQDQTAVPTALDSVSQGYQVFHHLYVLRFNGSVNASDPQWQQQLAPLLDESGDALIDVNRGTQHMLVYRRHFEWQGTQGVLLVGEDFSQVEAGLATLHWWVGGIAAVLLGMLIILNMLAVNRGLIPLWQLRQQLEALRSGKRDRLSLVAPSELDELVDQLNWFMDDIDLRLKRSRESVANLSHALKTPLAAITQVLRGNRPIDENRRHKLLSRIEDINAQLAAELRRSRIAGPNAGRMANVTRDSSRLIEMFRSLYPERIFNLTHSAHEKDQVPIEAHDFSEILGIVLDNAGKWSNRCINCDIAVSTTTLTLTTDDDGFGVAEEDLSRLGERGTRLDERRPGYGLGLSILAQLIARYSGHSRFERSPLGGLRVTVTLPLAVEVIN